In Desulfobacteraceae bacterium, the DNA window TTTCATTCCCACGGTGACCCTCATGGGGATCGGCGCCTACAAGGAAATCGGCAACCAGATCAAGACCCTTGGCGGCAAGAAGCCGTTTATCTGCACCGACAAGGGCGTTCAGGATGCCGGCATCGTGGACCAGGTGCTGGAGGTCATCAAACAGGATGCCGGGGTTGATTCGGTGGTCTACAGCGGCACCCAGCCCAACCCCACCGACAACAACGTTCACGAGGGGTTGAAGCTCTACCAGGACAAGGGCTGCGACCTGATCATTTCCCTGGGCGGCGGCAGTTCCCATGACTGCGGCAAGGGCATCGGGATTGTCGCCACCAACGGCGGCAGCATCCGCGACTACGAAGGCGTCGACAAATCCACCAAGAACATGCCGCCCTTTATCGCGGTCAACACCACGGCCGGCACGGCGAGCGAAATGACCCGCTTTTGCATCATCACCGACACTAGCCGCAAGGTCAAAATGGCCATCGTCGACTGGCGCGTGACCCCCAACGTGGCCATCGACGACCCCCTTCTGATGATGGGCATGCCGCCGGGGCTGACCGCCGCCACCGGCATGGACGCCCTGACCCACGCGGTCGAGGCCTACGTCTCCACCGCGGCAACACCGGTCACCGACGCCTGCGCCCTGCAGGCCATCAGCCTGGTCGCCTCCAGCCTGCGAGCCGCGGTGGCCAACGGCAACGACATGGAGGCGCGCGACAAGATGTGTTACGCCCAGTATCTGGCCGGCATGGCATTCAACAACGCCAGCCTGGGCCACGTGCATGCCATGGCCCACCAGCTGGGCGGTTTCTACGACCTGCCCCACGGGGTCTGCAACGCGATTCTGCTGCCCCACGTGTCGCGCTTCAACCTGATCGCGAAAATGGACCGCTTCGTGGACATCGCCGAGGCTATGGGTGAAAACACCTCCGGCCTTTCCACCCGCGCCGCCGCTGAATTGGCGCTTTCGGCCATCAAGACGCTGTCGACCGACGTCGGGATCCCCAGCGGGTTGACGGAGCTCGGGGTGAAAGAGCAAGACCTGCCGACCATGGCCGAAAATGCCCAGAAGGACGCCTGCGGTCTGACCAATCCTCGCTGTCCGACCCTCAAGGATGTGATCGAGATCTACCGCAGCGCCCTGTAGCAAAGATGCCGACCGGAAAATCGGAAAGCAGCTGAAACGAAGGGGCTATGGGGCACACGGCGGCGTGTGTCCCATAGCCGTTTGTTGGATGCCACCGCACCCGGAAAGAGATCATGGAAAACCAGAGCCCCGTGCGTCAGCCGGCTGTCACGCTCTATTCCCTGATGACCTGCAGCCACTGCAAGGACGCCAAAAAATATCTGCGCGATCAGGGCGTCGA includes these proteins:
- a CDS encoding iron-containing alcohol dehydrogenase, which codes for MAIREQVYGFFIPTVTLMGIGAYKEIGNQIKTLGGKKPFICTDKGVQDAGIVDQVLEVIKQDAGVDSVVYSGTQPNPTDNNVHEGLKLYQDKGCDLIISLGGGSSHDCGKGIGIVATNGGSIRDYEGVDKSTKNMPPFIAVNTTAGTASEMTRFCIITDTSRKVKMAIVDWRVTPNVAIDDPLLMMGMPPGLTAATGMDALTHAVEAYVSTAATPVTDACALQAISLVASSLRAAVANGNDMEARDKMCYAQYLAGMAFNNASLGHVHAMAHQLGGFYDLPHGVCNAILLPHVSRFNLIAKMDRFVDIAEAMGENTSGLSTRAAAELALSAIKTLSTDVGIPSGLTELGVKEQDLPTMAENAQKDACGLTNPRCPTLKDVIEIYRSAL